A stretch of the Excalfactoria chinensis isolate bCotChi1 chromosome 25, bCotChi1.hap2, whole genome shotgun sequence genome encodes the following:
- the PRNP gene encoding major prion protein homolog — protein MARLLPTCCLLALLLAACTDVALSKKGKGKPSGGGWGAGSHRQPSYPRQPGYPHNPGYPHNPGYPHNPGYPHNPGYPHNPGYPQNPGYPHNPGYPGWGQGYNPSSGGSYHNQKPWKPPKTNFKHVAGAAAAGAVVGGLGGYAMGRVMSGMNYRFDSPDEYRWWNENSARYPNRVYYRDYNSPVSQDVFVTDCFNITVTEYSIGPAAKKNTSEAVPAANQTEVEMENKVVTKVIREMCVQQYRDYLLNSGIQLHPADTWLAVLLLLTTLFAMH, from the coding sequence ATGGCCAGGCTCCTCCccacctgctgcctgctggccctgctgctcGCTGCCTGCACCGACGTCGCCCTCTCCAAGAAGGGCAAAGGCAAACCCAGCGGTGGGGGTTGGGGTGCTGGGAGCCATCGCCAACCCAGCTACCCCCGCCAACCTGGTTACCCCCACAACCCAGGTTACCCCCATAACCCTGGCTATCCCCACAACCCTGGCTATCCCCACAACCCAGGTTATCCCCATAATCCCGGCTACCCCCAGAACCCTGGCTACCCCCATAACCCAGGTTATCCAGGCTGGGGACAAGGCTACAACCCATCCAGCGGAGGAAGTTACCACAATCAGAAGCCATGGAAACCCCCCAAAACCAACTTCAAGCACGTGGCGGGGGCAGCTGCGGCAGGTGCTGTGGTTGGAGGCCTGGGGGGCTACGCCATGGGACGCGTTATGTCAGGGATGAACTACCGCTTCGATAGCCCCGATGAGTATCGGTGGTGGAACGAGAACTCGGCGCGTTATCCCAACCGGGTTTACTACAGGGATTACAACAGCCCCGTGTCGCAGGACGTCTTCGTGACCGATTGCTTTAACATCACGGTGACTGAGTACAGCATTGGCCCTGCTGCCAAGAAGAACACCTCCGAGGCTGTCCCGGCAGCAAACCAAACAGAGGTGGAGATGGAGAACAAAGTGGTGACGAAGGTGATCCGCGAGATGTGTGTGCAGCAGTACCGCGACTATCTCCTGAACTCGGGCATCCAGCTGCATCCTGCTGACACCTGGCTTgccgtcctcctcctcctcaccaccCTTTTTGCCATGCACTGA
- the RASSF2 gene encoding ras association domain-containing protein 2, producing the protein MEYGSCEYLVPCGKDKFISKNELLLHLKTYNIYYEGQNLQLRHREEEGELIVEGLLNISWGLRRPIRLQMQDDNQRIRPPPSSSSWHSGCNLGAHGSLLKPSTLPDIQVTDVDATANTESTGSNTGTTRLQPEDPPQLLRTRSDVGVRRRGSSRTPSEQRRIRRHRFSINGHFYNHKTSVFTPAYGSITNVRINSTMTTPQVLKLLLNKFKIENSAEEFALYIVHTSGEKQKLRATDYPLIARILQGPCEQVSKVFLMEKDQVEEVTYDVAQYIKFEMPVLRSFIQKLEEEEDREVKKLMRKYSILRLMIEQRLEEISEGPARL; encoded by the exons ATGGAGTACGGCAGCTGCGAGTACCTGGTCCCCTGTGGGAAGGACAAATTCATCTCCAA AAATGAGCTGCTGTTGCACTTGAAGACGTACAACATCTACTATGAAGGGCAGAATTTGCAGCTGCGGCACCGGGAG gaGGAAGGTGAGCTGATCGTTGAGGGGCTGCTGAACATCTCATGGGGCCTTCGGAGACCCATCCGCCTGCAGATGCAGGATGACAACCAGCGCATCCGCCCTCcaccctcctcttcctcctggcACTCTGGGTGCAACCTGGGTGCACATGG GTCTTTGCTGAAGCCCAGCACCTTGCCAGACATCCAGGTGACAgacgtggatgccacagcaaacacagagaGTACTGGCAGCAACACAG GCACCACAAGGCTGCAGCCAGAAGATCCACCACAGCTGCTGCGCACACGGAGTGATGTGGGTGTACGACGCCGGGGCAGCTCCCGTACCCCCAGCGAGCAACGCCGCATCCGCCGACACCGCTTCTCCATCAACGGGCACTTCTACAACCACAAG ACATCCGTGTTCACACCGGCGTATGGCTCCATCACCAACGTGCGGATAAACAGCACAATGACAACCCCGCAGGTGCTCAAGCTGCTGCTCAACAAGTTCAAG ATTGAGAACTCGGCAGAGGAGTTTGCGCTCTACATCGTGCACACCAGCGGAG agaagcagaagctgaGGGCCACCGATTACCCACTGATCGCCCGCATCCTGCAGGGCCCCTGTGAGCAGGTCTCCAAGGTCTTCCTGATGGAGAAAGACCAGGTGGAGGAGGTCACCTATGAT GTTGCACAGTACATCAAATTCGAAATGCCTGTCCTCAGAAGCTTCATCCAGAAactggaagaggaagaggatcGTGAAGTGAAGAAGCTGATGCGCAA GTATTCCATCCTCCGGCTGATGATTGAGCAGAGGCTGGAGGAGATCTCTGAAGGTCCAGCAAGGCTGTGA